A window from Citrobacter amalonaticus encodes these proteins:
- a CDS encoding DMT family transporter, protein MDTPHPQPLFARKNVVWLSAAFCCLLWGSAYPAIKSGYEIFQIAADDIPSKIVFAGYRFLFAGLLLLLLAIAQRKPIGRLSSRQFGQLTLLGVTQTSLQYIFFYIGLAFTTGVKGSIMNATGTFFSVLLAHFIYQNDKLSYNKTLGCILGFTGVMVVNFNSGLLDFNFTLAGDGSIVLAAFILSAATLYGKRLSQTVDPTVMTGYQLGIGGLVLVIGGYVFGGTLAVHGLASVAILGYLTLLSSVAFALWSILLKYNRVGMIAPFNFLIPVSGAVLSAIFLGENILEWKYAIALVLVCSGIWWVNKVKR, encoded by the coding sequence ATGGATACTCCGCACCCGCAACCTTTGTTTGCGCGTAAAAATGTTGTCTGGCTGAGCGCGGCGTTTTGTTGTCTGCTCTGGGGCAGCGCCTATCCGGCCATAAAGAGCGGTTATGAGATCTTCCAGATCGCCGCTGACGATATTCCGTCCAAAATTGTTTTCGCTGGTTACCGCTTCCTGTTCGCAGGTCTGCTGTTACTCTTGCTGGCGATAGCGCAGCGTAAGCCGATTGGCCGCCTGAGTTCCCGGCAGTTCGGGCAATTGACGCTGCTGGGAGTGACGCAGACCTCGCTGCAATACATCTTCTTTTACATCGGTCTGGCGTTCACTACCGGCGTGAAGGGATCGATCATGAATGCCACGGGCACCTTCTTCAGCGTGCTGTTGGCGCACTTCATCTATCAGAACGACAAACTGAGTTACAACAAAACGCTGGGATGCATTCTCGGTTTTACCGGCGTGATGGTGGTGAACTTCAACAGCGGGCTGCTGGATTTTAATTTTACCCTGGCGGGCGATGGCTCAATTGTGCTGGCGGCATTTATTCTCTCCGCCGCGACACTTTACGGTAAGCGACTCTCTCAGACGGTCGATCCAACCGTGATGACGGGGTATCAGTTAGGGATTGGCGGGCTGGTGTTGGTGATCGGTGGTTATGTCTTTGGCGGCACACTGGCGGTTCACGGTCTCGCATCGGTGGCGATTCTCGGTTACCTGACGTTGCTCTCTTCAGTGGCGTTCGCGCTGTGGAGTATTTTGCTTAAGTATAACCGTGTGGGGATGATTGCACCGTTTAACTTCCTGATCCCGGTCTCCGGCGCGGTGCTGTCCGCGATTTTTCTCGGTGAGAATATCCTGGAGTGGAAATACGCGATTGCGCTGGTTCTGGTGTGCTCGGGGATCTGGTGGGTTAATAAGGTGAAGCGGTAA